A genomic window from Quercus lobata isolate SW786 chromosome 10, ValleyOak3.0 Primary Assembly, whole genome shotgun sequence includes:
- the LOC115965473 gene encoding zinc-finger homeodomain protein 10-like, with translation MEGDNNTNDIYRECLRNHAASLGSYATDGCGEFTLDDTSHGSLQCAACGCHRNFHRKVTYVPPHGRGLVLSCTSRDPSADTTTADLMDYSGGSELGERSSSKKRFRTKFTPDQKEKMLAFAEKLGWKLQRKDLEDEIERFCRGIGVSRQVFKVWMHNHKNSSSSSSASTGNASSLTQ, from the coding sequence atggagggTGACAATAACACAAATGATATATACAGAGAGTGCTTGAGAAATCATGCAGCGAGTCTAGGCAGCTATGCCACAGATGGCTGTGGAGAGTTCACGCTAGATGATACCTCTCATGGAAGCCTACAATGTGCAGCATGTGGGTGTCACCGCAACTTTCACCGCAAGGTCACCTATGTACCCCCACATGGTAGAGGACTTGTACTCAGCTGTACTAGCCGTGACCCTTCTGCAGATACCACCACCGCAGACCTCATGGACTACAGTGGCGGCAGTGAGCTTGGGGAGAGGAGCTCTAGCAAGAAGAGGTTCAGGACCAAGTTCACACCAGATCAGAAGGAGAAGATGCTGGCATTTGCTGAGAAGCTTGGGTGGAAGCTACAAAGGAAGGATCTTGAGGATGAGATTGAGAGGTTTTGTAGAGGAATTGGGGTCAGTAGGCAAGTCTTCAAAGTCTGGATGCATAATCACAAGAactcttcctcttcatcttctGCGTCCACAGGCAATGCCTCATCTCTCACtcagtag